One region of Brassica napus cultivar Da-Ae chromosome A10, Da-Ae, whole genome shotgun sequence genomic DNA includes:
- the LOC106423035 gene encoding glutathione S-transferase F6 yields the protein MAGIKVFGHPASTATRRVLIALHEKELDFELVHIDLKDGEHKKEPFLSRNPFGKIPAFEDGGFKLFESRAITQYIAHEYADKGNQLLSPGSKNMAILAMGMEIEAHEFDSVASKLGWEQIFKNFFGLTTDQAVVKEEEVKLGKVLDNYEARLGESKYLACDHFTLVDLHHIPVIQYLLGTPTKKLFDERPHVSAWVADITSRPSSQKVLL from the exons ATGGCAGGAATCAAAGTTTTTGGCCACCCTGCTTCTACAGCCACGAGACGAGTTCTCATCGCTCTGCACGAGAAAGAACTCGACTTCGAGCTTGTTCATATCGATCTCAAAGATGGTGAACACAAGAAAGAGCCTTTCCTTTCCCGCAAC CCTTTTGGTAAAATTCCAGCCTTTGAAGATGGAGGCTTCAAGCTTTTCG AATCAAGAGCAATTACTCAATACATAGCTCATGAATACGCGGACAAAGGAAACCAACTTCTCTCGCCTGGCTCCAAGAACATGGCAATCTTGGCCATGGGGATGGAAATAGAAGCTCATGAGTTTGACTCAGTTGCTTCAAAGCTTGGTTGGGAACAAATCTTCAAGAACTTCTTTGGTTTGACCACAGACCAAGCTGTTGTTAAAGAAGAAGAGGTTAAGTTAGGCAAAGTGCTTGACAACTACGAAGCTAGGCTTGGTGAGTCTAAGTATTTGGCTTGTGATCACTTCACTTTGGTCGATCTTCACCATATCCCTGTGATTCAGTACTTGCTTGGTACTCCAACTAAGAAACTCTTTGATGAGCGTCCACATGTCAGTGCTTGGGTTGCTGACATCACTTCTAGGCCTTCTTCCCAGAAGGTCCTCCTTTAA
- the LOC106423014 gene encoding protein RALF-like 1, with protein MHSPMYIYKHKLSNKDAYKRNLKKERKKMAKSFSLFPTLMIVSIFLIISSPLIQAGFTDDLKGLEWSSTGVHGSSGCHGSIADCIGTEEEEMDSEINRRILATTKYISYQALKRNSVPCSRRGASYYNCQNGAQANPYSRGCSAIARCRS; from the coding sequence ATGCACTCgccaatgtatatatataaacataagtTAAGCAACAAGGATGCATACAAGAGAAACCtaaagaaagaaaggaaaaaaatggCCAAGTCTTTCTCTCTGTTCCCAACCCTAATGATAGTCAGCATCTTCTTAATCATCTCTTCACCTCTGATCCAAGCCGGCTTCACCGATGACCTCAAGGGTCTAGAATGGTCCTCGACGGGAGTCCATGGCTCCTCAGGCTGCCACGGTTCAATAGCAGATTGTATCGGAACAGAGGAAGAGGAGATGGACTCAGAGATCAACAGAAGAATATTGGCGACAACAAAGTACATAAGCTATCAAGCTTTGAAGCGGAACAGTGTCCCTTGTTCGAGAAGAGGGGCGTCTTATTACAATTGCCAGAACGGAGCTCAGGCTAATCCTTATAGTCGTGGTTGCAGTGCTATTGCTCGTTGCAGGAGTTAG
- the LOC106423055 gene encoding glutathione S-transferase F5-like: MSFSRLLVTFSLMMMMAISNEPFALAHKEEYKIYGFPYSASTWRVLAVLHEKGLSYYPITVNLRTGEQKKPSFLSINPFGQVPVLLDGHLKLTESRAISLYIESAHRSRGTKLLNHKNYKKMGIETMWMYIESFEFDPPATTLTFEQAIKPMTGLKTDYKVVNETEPQLEKVLDIYEERLKKSRFLAGNRFTLADLFHLPNIEYLMNTTTKRLFESRPNVHRWVAKIMARPAWRKACDANAWYDEMEN; encoded by the exons ATGAGTTTCTCTAGATTGTTGGTAACGTTTTCTCTCATGATGATGATGGCCATTTCTAATGAACCATTCGCATTAGCTCACAAAGAAG AGTACAAGATTTATGGCTTTCCTTACTCCGCCAGCACTTGGCGCGTCTTGGCTGTTCTACATGAGAAAGGTCTCTCTTACTATCCCATCACCGTTAACTTGAGAACCGGTGAGCAGAAGAAGCCAAGTTTTCTCTCTATTAAT CCATTTGGTCAAGTCCCAGTTTTACTAGACGGACATCTAAAGTTGACTG AATCCCGAGCCATATCACTATACATCGAGAGTGCTCATAGATCAAGAGGCACAAAACTCCTGAATCACAAAAACTACAAGAAAATGGGAATAGAAACAATGTGGATGTATATCGAATCTTTTGAGTTCGATCCACCCGCAACGACACTTACTTTCGAGCAAGCCATCAAGCCTATGACAGGTCTAAAGACGGACTATAAAGTTGTAAATGAAACCGAGCCGCAGCTAGAGAAGGTTTTAGATATCTACGAAGAACGACTGAAAAAATCGAGGTTCTTGGCTGGTAACAGATTCACATTGGCTGATCTTTTTCATCTTCCTAATATAGAGTACCTTATGAACACAACTACAAAGCGACTGTTCGAGAGCCGGCCTAACGTACACAGGTGGGTGGCTAAGATTATGGCTAGACCGGCTTGGAGGAAAGCTTGTGACGCCAACGCCTGGTACGATGAGATGGAGAATTAA